A window of Exiguobacterium sp. FSL W8-0210 contains these coding sequences:
- a CDS encoding ROK family protein, which yields MEWYDSRFFTDRSTSTEFHLSNIGIAAPGPLDTKNGLLLSPPNLPGWDEVDLVTSLSSAFDLPVFLENDANAAALGEALYGAGRHSSSVYYVTVSTGIGGGYVYKKQLIRGANGYAGEIGNTIIDSSGPLHPVLNKGSLEGYASGTALQSRANERHASSIERLLAHPQERDRFTNHLATGLANIIHTIDPEVIVVGGGVTGSADLYWEALVERVRELVYPSLRSTVDIRLAELKGQAGIIGAAALDGVE from the coding sequence ATGGAGTGGTACGATTCAAGATTTTTTACAGATCGATCAACATCAACGGAATTTCACCTATCGAACATCGGAATTGCCGCGCCTGGTCCACTCGATACGAAGAATGGACTTCTGTTATCTCCACCAAATTTACCAGGATGGGATGAAGTCGACTTGGTTACCTCACTTTCCTCCGCATTCGACTTACCCGTCTTTCTCGAGAACGATGCCAATGCCGCGGCTCTTGGTGAAGCGTTATACGGTGCGGGACGTCACTCATCATCTGTCTACTATGTAACCGTCAGTACAGGAATCGGTGGAGGTTATGTCTATAAGAAACAACTAATCCGTGGAGCAAATGGATACGCTGGTGAGATTGGAAATACGATTATCGACTCATCGGGTCCACTGCATCCTGTGTTGAACAAAGGTTCTCTCGAAGGATATGCCAGTGGTACAGCACTACAGTCACGAGCTAACGAACGACATGCCTCGTCCATCGAGCGATTACTCGCCCATCCGCAAGAGAGGGATCGTTTTACTAATCATTTAGCAACTGGACTTGCAAACATCATTCACACGATTGATCCGGAAGTCATCGTCGTTGGAGGAGGTGTTACGGGATCTGCTGATTTATACTGGGAAGCGTTGGTGGAACGAGTTCGCGAACTCGTATATCCGTCCCTTCGTTCAACAGTCGATATCCGTCTTGCCGAATTGAAAGGACAGGCAGGCATCATCGGAGCTGCTGCTCTAGATGGAGTAGAGTAA
- a CDS encoding DUF2268 domain-containing protein yields the protein MSQPTQPTEKPKSTIREVELAKDQHAKIITLYPVYIDYITKVQKKMKDTNVTDEDLQRIFDKTVRRELDRIQKEQDIFLDFKGFNDVFSATSYLNDLKRLTKRLMHEEKENMKAVHEALRKSADHLPGKDKIILMLPLSEEHRYAAKATSGLIGFTMSDGSMVIMLGEEYTHEILEYVVAHEYNHSVVNEHPEIRQPSSIDYLIFEGKAEVFAKELYPKVPPIETEKMAFNDKKKILEQVKNNSLSYEELSTGSEAKDVPRLTVYSLGTELMSDFRQKKSEQTLQEFSLTPVSDVIQEGKFKLILE from the coding sequence GTGTCCCAACCGACACAGCCGACTGAGAAACCCAAGTCCACTATTCGAGAAGTTGAACTAGCAAAAGACCAGCATGCAAAAATCATTACATTGTACCCAGTCTATATCGACTACATCACAAAAGTTCAGAAAAAGATGAAGGACACAAACGTCACGGACGAGGACCTACAGCGAATCTTCGATAAAACCGTCCGTCGGGAACTGGATCGCATTCAGAAAGAGCAGGATATCTTTCTTGATTTCAAGGGGTTCAATGACGTGTTTTCCGCCACTTCCTATTTGAACGATTTAAAAAGATTGACGAAACGTTTGATGCATGAAGAGAAAGAAAATATGAAAGCTGTTCATGAGGCACTCCGAAAATCAGCTGACCACCTTCCTGGTAAAGATAAGATTATCCTGATGCTACCCTTATCGGAAGAGCATCGATACGCCGCAAAGGCGACGAGCGGGCTGATTGGTTTTACGATGAGCGATGGTAGTATGGTGATTATGTTAGGTGAAGAGTATACGCATGAGATACTGGAGTACGTTGTTGCGCATGAGTATAATCATTCCGTAGTGAACGAACATCCTGAAATCAGACAACCAAGTTCCATCGACTATCTCATATTCGAAGGTAAAGCAGAGGTGTTTGCGAAGGAACTTTATCCTAAAGTGCCCCCTATAGAAACAGAAAAGATGGCTTTCAACGATAAAAAGAAGATACTCGAACAGGTTAAGAACAACTCCTTAAGCTACGAAGAACTTAGCACTGGAAGTGAAGCGAAGGATGTCCCTCGATTAACTGTTTACAGTTTAGGAACGGAGTTAATGTCAGATTTCCGACAAAAAAAATCTGAGCAGACACTGCAAGAGTTTTCATTAACACCAGTTTCAGATGTCATTCAGGAAGGAAAGTTTAAATTGATTCTTGAGTAA
- a CDS encoding DUF3784 domain-containing protein encodes MYVVILIPMLVFAIVLSRGKGASLLAGYNTMSESKKETYDEVALCKFMGKIMYGISFSLLLIAFSEISGYSFLFIVGFVILVFFIIFAGVYTNTKNRFKKGL; translated from the coding sequence GTGTATGTCGTAATTTTAATCCCCATGCTAGTGTTTGCGATCGTTTTATCAAGAGGAAAGGGTGCCTCATTGCTTGCAGGATATAATACGATGTCAGAAAGTAAAAAGGAAACATATGACGAAGTCGCCCTGTGTAAATTCATGGGGAAGATCATGTATGGGATTAGCTTTAGCCTATTATTGATCGCATTCAGTGAGATATCTGGATATTCGTTTTTATTCATAGTAGGCTTCGTTATACTCGTGTTTTTTATAATTTTTGCAGGTGTCTATACGAATACGAAGAATCGATTTAAAAAAGGATTGTAA
- a CDS encoding GNAT family N-acetyltransferase, with amino-acid sequence MIHTEFVQKKKGTTPYEQIKAFLDKKSDESYPVTLIALDDVTCIGTVSLFENDLNERPAYTPWLASLFVEKVYRNKGIAQQLINQLIVYAKSRQITTIYLKTENASAYYKKLGWTLVEAI; translated from the coding sequence ATGATTCATACCGAATTCGTTCAAAAGAAAAAAGGGACGACACCCTATGAACAAATAAAAGCCTTTTTAGACAAAAAATCAGATGAGTCGTATCCTGTGACGTTGATTGCCTTAGATGATGTCACGTGTATCGGAACCGTCTCCCTCTTTGAAAATGACTTGAACGAACGACCAGCCTATACGCCTTGGCTCGCTTCTTTATTCGTTGAAAAAGTCTATCGGAATAAAGGGATCGCGCAGCAATTGATCAATCAACTAATCGTCTACGCCAAATCACGACAGATCACAACAATCTATTTAAAAACAGAGAACGCTTCAGCATATTATAAAAAATTAGGATGGACTTTAGTTGAGGCGATTTAG
- a CDS encoding DUF3885 domain-containing protein, whose protein sequence is MNLEQYLQQHFGKVNLFDRSFVKKDLVFHVDLVKDLYQLKDNLDEINEEYFKQVYKKSNELFEDVFREEESLYLIVHVRSERGKYQQSATKVFRQLRRRADKYNIKFVEKVMDEEEQVIEYAVLLPNKNALDYKRLIKAICHQDFPPLQPRFRQTYTYYPEVFFVNVDRKIVMNIYDDRGCFLLFGDSATYDVFKKKYRNDIS, encoded by the coding sequence ATGAACTTAGAACAATACTTGCAACAACATTTTGGGAAGGTGAACTTATTTGATCGTTCCTTTGTCAAGAAGGATTTAGTATTCCACGTAGATTTAGTGAAGGATCTTTATCAGCTAAAGGATAATTTAGATGAAATCAATGAAGAATACTTCAAACAGGTATACAAAAAATCAAACGAACTGTTTGAAGATGTATTCCGAGAAGAGGAGTCCCTTTATTTAATTGTGCATGTGAGAAGTGAGCGCGGTAAGTATCAACAGTCAGCGACGAAAGTGTTTCGTCAGTTAAGACGTAGAGCAGATAAATACAACATAAAGTTTGTAGAGAAAGTGATGGATGAGGAAGAGCAAGTGATCGAATATGCCGTGTTATTACCGAACAAAAACGCATTAGATTACAAGCGTTTAATCAAAGCGATTTGCCATCAGGATTTCCCACCGCTGCAACCAAGATTTCGTCAAACATATACATACTATCCGGAAGTCTTTTTCGTGAACGTAGATCGAAAAATCGTCATGAATATCTATGATGATCGCGGTTGTTTCCTACTGTTCGGTGATTCAGCAACGTATGACGTGTTCAAGAAGAAATATCGTAATGATATCAGCTAA
- a CDS encoding VOC family protein, which produces MKIEHIALFVSDLEGMRQFYETHFDATAGERYHNPTKGFTSYFLTFSSGARLELMQRTDITERTMNALGYAHLAFSLGSKQAVDDWTARLRDAGIQHLDGPRTTGDGYYESTIADPEGNVIELTV; this is translated from the coding sequence ATGAAGATTGAACATATCGCCCTCTTTGTGTCAGACCTGGAAGGGATGCGTCAATTCTACGAAACACATTTTGATGCTACGGCAGGCGAGCGGTATCATAATCCGACGAAAGGGTTCACGTCGTATTTCCTGACGTTCTCGAGTGGTGCGCGTCTTGAGTTGATGCAACGGACGGATATCACGGAACGGACGATGAATGCGCTCGGGTATGCCCACCTCGCCTTCTCGCTTGGCAGCAAACAAGCGGTCGACGACTGGACGGCTCGGTTACGGGACGCCGGTATACAACACCTTGACGGTCCCCGGACGACGGGTGACGGGTATTATGAAAGTACGATCGCAGACCCGGAAGGTAATGTGATTGAGTTGACGGTCTAA
- a CDS encoding MFS transporter: MTRLLLPLIYLAFISLGLPDALLGTAWPVMRLDLDAPLDMAGWLFMTIAAGTIVSSLFSGRLIERYSTGPITAASAGLTALALIGFFVAPSLIWLFVLAIPLGLGAGVVDAALNHFVATHYQAHHMNWLHCFWGIGATAGPLIMAGVLLDSGWRLGYLVVGALQLVLMIVLIVSLPLWKRAPKQVSEQVQTVNTSSGKPRGLVAALAAFCFYCGVEAVVGLWGSSYLVQVRSFSVTSAATWISVYYGSITAGRFISGFLSLRWSNRRLIRVGQWTAFVGAACFILVPASWMPLGFVLVGLGLAPIYPAMLHETPVRFGEATAQRLMGVQMAFAYTGSTFMPPLFGWLATSYSLSLFHWFTISLIFLMLVATEGLNRMLFRQRLAKAS, encoded by the coding sequence ATGACCCGTTTACTATTACCTTTGATTTATCTCGCTTTCATCAGTCTTGGTCTGCCGGATGCATTACTCGGTACAGCGTGGCCTGTGATGCGGCTCGATCTCGACGCACCACTCGACATGGCAGGGTGGCTCTTTATGACGATCGCTGCCGGAACGATCGTTTCGAGTCTGTTTAGCGGTCGCTTGATCGAACGTTATTCAACGGGTCCGATCACGGCAGCTTCTGCTGGTTTGACGGCACTGGCATTGATCGGTTTTTTCGTTGCTCCGTCCTTGATTTGGCTCTTCGTCCTTGCGATCCCGCTTGGACTCGGTGCTGGAGTCGTCGACGCGGCGTTGAATCATTTTGTTGCCACCCATTATCAAGCACATCATATGAACTGGCTCCATTGCTTCTGGGGCATCGGTGCGACGGCTGGTCCGCTCATCATGGCTGGTGTATTGCTCGATTCCGGCTGGCGTTTAGGTTACCTCGTCGTCGGCGCATTGCAACTCGTCTTGATGATTGTCTTGATCGTCAGTTTACCGCTCTGGAAACGGGCTCCGAAACAGGTGTCTGAACAGGTTCAGACCGTGAACACATCATCCGGAAAACCACGCGGATTGGTCGCCGCTCTCGCAGCGTTTTGCTTTTATTGCGGGGTTGAGGCGGTCGTCGGGCTGTGGGGCAGTAGTTATCTTGTCCAAGTCCGGTCCTTTTCCGTAACATCAGCAGCGACGTGGATTTCCGTCTATTACGGAAGCATCACCGCGGGGCGATTCATCAGTGGTTTTCTGTCGCTACGCTGGTCGAATCGTCGTTTGATTCGTGTCGGTCAATGGACGGCATTCGTCGGAGCCGCCTGTTTCATCCTCGTACCCGCTTCCTGGATGCCGCTTGGTTTCGTACTTGTCGGGCTTGGTCTCGCACCGATTTATCCGGCAATGCTCCATGAGACGCCAGTACGGTTCGGAGAAGCTACGGCGCAACGGCTGATGGGAGTACAAATGGCATTCGCTTATACCGGTAGTACCTTCATGCCGCCATTGTTCGGATGGCTGGCGACGTCCTACTCCTTATCGTTGTTCCATTGGTTCACGATTAGTCTGATTTTCTTGATGCTGGTCGCTACGGAAGGCTTGAACCGGATGTTATTCAGACAGCGATTGGCAAAAGCGTCTTGA
- a CDS encoding ROK family protein, with protein MSELISRTRHAFLVEHLDTIPAIRHVLDVSFPTASKQIDQMIAAREIEETPLELVRGGRPAKRYRYRADHFHGLALYLERTYLQYRIHDVGGHLIATDRLNFDSTDHGSILLKTLTTLLDDHPDVQTLAIGVAGAVDTTGTILFAPDYPTLDGRPLQQELTERFGRPVIVENDMNTAVRAQASDNETTVYVYLGTNGPGAGVAVSGHVTRGAHHFAGEISFIPFDENRNVGQVLATTALHSDDWYEALSRIILSFSVTLNPDVILFTASDVLDDGLARLTERCAKRFPLDKLPQLRQGDWETDYLDGLMQLSIQSFIEQIPLGGLAR; from the coding sequence TTGTCTGAACTTATTTCACGTACACGTCACGCCTTTTTAGTCGAGCATCTGGATACGATCCCTGCGATTCGCCACGTCTTGGATGTCAGTTTTCCGACTGCGAGCAAACAGATCGATCAGATGATCGCTGCTCGGGAAATTGAAGAGACACCACTTGAATTGGTTCGCGGAGGGCGTCCGGCAAAACGGTATCGCTATCGCGCGGATCACTTCCACGGACTCGCACTTTATCTCGAACGCACGTATCTGCAGTATCGCATCCACGACGTCGGTGGACATCTGATCGCAACGGATCGCCTGAACTTCGATTCGACGGATCATGGATCTATTTTATTGAAAACGCTGACAACATTACTCGACGATCATCCAGATGTTCAAACGCTTGCGATTGGTGTTGCCGGTGCCGTTGATACCACCGGCACGATCCTGTTCGCTCCGGATTATCCGACGCTAGACGGTCGCCCTTTGCAACAAGAACTGACGGAACGGTTCGGGCGACCCGTCATCGTCGAAAATGATATGAACACTGCGGTCCGTGCCCAAGCTTCTGATAACGAGACGACTGTCTATGTGTATCTCGGGACGAACGGACCGGGCGCTGGCGTCGCCGTTTCCGGTCATGTCACCCGCGGAGCGCATCACTTCGCTGGAGAGATCTCGTTCATACCGTTTGACGAGAATCGAAATGTCGGTCAAGTCCTCGCGACGACTGCACTGCACTCTGACGACTGGTATGAAGCGTTAAGTCGGATCATTCTCTCGTTTAGCGTCACTTTGAATCCAGATGTCATCTTGTTTACAGCGTCCGATGTCTTGGATGACGGATTAGCACGGTTGACGGAACGATGCGCCAAGCGCTTTCCGCTCGACAAATTACCTCAGTTGCGGCAAGGCGACTGGGAAACTGATTATTTAGATGGTCTGATGCAACTGAGTATTCAGTCATTCATTGAACAAATTCCGTTAGGAGGACTCGCCCGATGA
- a CDS encoding methyl-accepting chemotaxis protein: MTTQFSTDLGSQDILASLRDNVAMIRFDRQRRVVDVNGLFAKTMKYKREEMIGMQHHLFCTTEFAMSDSYQAFWQKLYSGFSTADKIERIDAHGQSIWLEATYMPIYDGTEVTGVLKIASDITDRQQTIQKFATSFDMIASDLNTRSTHGERESEALRRTIEQMAETTRDNHLTIERLQRQAQDITQVTETIKTIASQTNLLSLNASIEAARAGEHGKGFNVVATEVRNLSKLVEQAVVDVRQTTQRMNDELQRIARAMTQATNDAQASVTVVAETVDRFHDVQSAASTLTETARDFTKAI; the protein is encoded by the coding sequence ATGACCACCCAATTTTCAACCGACCTAGGATCCCAAGATATTTTAGCCTCCCTGCGAGATAATGTCGCAATGATTCGATTCGACCGACAACGTCGTGTCGTCGACGTCAATGGTTTATTCGCTAAGACGATGAAATATAAACGAGAAGAGATGATCGGGATGCAACACCATCTCTTTTGCACAACCGAATTTGCAATGAGTGACAGTTACCAGGCATTTTGGCAGAAGCTTTACAGTGGTTTCAGTACGGCAGATAAAATTGAACGAATCGATGCGCATGGTCAGTCGATTTGGCTAGAAGCTACCTATATGCCGATTTACGATGGAACGGAAGTGACAGGTGTCTTGAAGATCGCTTCTGATATTACTGATCGTCAGCAGACGATTCAAAAGTTCGCGACTTCGTTTGATATGATTGCTAGTGATTTGAATACGCGGTCGACGCATGGCGAGCGAGAAAGTGAAGCGTTACGGCGAACGATCGAACAGATGGCCGAGACGACCCGCGATAATCATCTGACGATTGAACGACTGCAGCGCCAAGCGCAAGACATCACCCAAGTGACCGAGACGATCAAAACGATCGCCTCACAGACGAATCTCTTGTCACTCAATGCATCGATCGAGGCAGCGCGAGCCGGTGAACACGGAAAAGGATTTAACGTCGTTGCGACGGAAGTCCGAAATCTCTCGAAACTCGTTGAACAAGCTGTCGTCGATGTCCGCCAGACGACGCAACGCATGAACGATGAACTGCAGCGGATTGCCCGTGCGATGACGCAAGCAACGAATGATGCACAAGCAAGCGTCACCGTCGTCGCAGAAACAGTCGATCGTTTCCATGACGTGCAGAGTGCGGCATCCACGTTGACGGAGACGGCGCGGGACTTTACAAAAGCCATTTAA
- a CDS encoding GNAT family N-acetyltransferase, producing MNIRTARPDDFQALIPLFQQIHNQHVALRPDHYRPHEMPVPEDLFLSQLENPDFALLVAEQDGLAGVIVLKEDIVEGSGFVFDKHYLRIISLVVADTHQKQGVGKRLMQAAYAHAETIGCDKIELGVDDANQEAIAFYEALGMAVRSRRMEWNVTSSRETST from the coding sequence ATGAATATCCGCACTGCTCGTCCTGACGATTTTCAGGCATTGATTCCATTGTTCCAGCAAATCCACAATCAACACGTCGCCTTACGACCCGATCATTACCGTCCGCACGAGATGCCGGTTCCGGAAGACTTATTTCTGTCGCAACTCGAGAATCCAGATTTTGCATTACTCGTTGCGGAACAAGACGGGCTTGCCGGTGTGATCGTCCTAAAGGAAGACATCGTCGAAGGAAGCGGCTTCGTCTTCGATAAGCATTACTTACGCATCATCAGTCTCGTCGTTGCGGATACGCATCAAAAACAAGGCGTCGGGAAACGATTGATGCAAGCCGCTTACGCACATGCGGAAACGATCGGCTGTGACAAAATCGAACTCGGCGTCGATGACGCCAATCAAGAAGCGATCGCCTTTTACGAGGCACTCGGAATGGCTGTCCGCTCGAGACGAATGGAATGGAACGTGACGTCAAGCAGGGAAACGTCGACGTGA
- a CDS encoding GNAT family N-acetyltransferase — translation MFRLQVSDHVSLQLFERHHAEGLFALVDANRAHLREWLGWVDGATEASTYQEIVIPAWLQQFADGNGFTCGIYLQDELVGTISLHEINRHLGQTSIGYYLGERGLRKGVMTDVVRFVTNYCFETLDLNRVVIECATENVRSRRIPERLGFTEEGILRDAEKLYGTYHDLQVYAMLRRDWTKTQEVAACASSK, via the coding sequence ATGTTCAGATTACAAGTATCCGATCACGTATCGCTTCAATTGTTTGAACGGCACCATGCGGAAGGATTATTCGCCCTCGTCGATGCCAATCGCGCACATCTCCGCGAATGGCTCGGTTGGGTCGATGGTGCAACAGAGGCAAGTACATATCAGGAGATCGTCATTCCAGCATGGCTGCAACAGTTCGCCGATGGCAACGGCTTTACGTGTGGCATCTATCTTCAGGACGAGCTCGTCGGAACGATTAGTTTACATGAGATTAATCGGCATCTCGGGCAAACGTCGATCGGCTATTATTTAGGAGAAAGGGGACTACGAAAAGGCGTCATGACGGACGTCGTCCGGTTCGTCACGAACTATTGTTTCGAGACGCTCGACTTGAACCGTGTCGTCATCGAGTGTGCGACTGAAAACGTCCGAAGCAGACGAATTCCGGAACGACTCGGCTTCACGGAAGAAGGTATCTTACGGGACGCTGAAAAATTGTACGGGACGTATCACGACCTGCAGGTCTATGCGATGTTACGACGGGACTGGACGAAAACGCAGGAGGTGGCCGCATGCGCATCGAGCAAATGA
- a CDS encoding GNAT family N-acetyltransferase encodes MRIEQMSQATYDAYLPVAIEEYAAEKCRAGTWSENESLEKATEEFATLLPEGLKTKDHYLFTFRDETGNDLGMVWVHVTEESRGRCAFIFDVKITSDKQNQGYGKEALRLLEVMLKRMNVKKISLHVFAHNERAIHVYDSLGYEKTDYYMSKRLDDSH; translated from the coding sequence ATGCGCATCGAGCAAATGAGTCAAGCGACGTATGACGCTTACTTACCGGTCGCAATAGAGGAGTATGCGGCAGAGAAGTGTCGTGCTGGTACGTGGTCAGAAAACGAATCGCTCGAGAAGGCGACAGAAGAATTCGCAACATTGTTGCCAGAAGGTCTGAAGACGAAGGATCACTATTTATTTACGTTTCGTGACGAGACAGGGAACGACCTTGGAATGGTCTGGGTCCATGTGACAGAAGAATCACGCGGACGTTGCGCGTTCATCTTCGACGTCAAGATTACGTCCGATAAACAGAACCAGGGCTACGGCAAGGAAGCGCTCCGCTTACTGGAAGTAATGTTGAAGCGGATGAACGTCAAGAAGATTTCGTTACACGTCTTCGCGCATAACGAACGAGCGATTCATGTCTATGACTCGCTTGGATACGAAAAAACGGATTATTATATGTCGAAACGTCTCGATGACAGCCATTAA
- a CDS encoding C45 family autoproteolytic acyltransferase/hydolase, whose amino-acid sequence MQRVANEITQFRGSHYEFGREQGRYVKRNQLLHNREDNWKIRVPRFQVDPVETKEMFLRYAPHIWDELLGLQDELELSLPDTLLHFGHYRVEGPKSGCSIMTGDNFLVRNYDYHPMTYDGRFSVFQPNDGGSAIIGPASRVTGRMDGMNEHGLAMGYNFINRRRPGDGFVSFMIGRIILEMCTSVDDAISLVKEIPHRGSFTYVVHDKSARSFVIEATARDVQVRESNMCTNHFDLLQHENRYHLDDSKRRMMELKTHQHMIQDAESAFRLLNDTDKGVFADLYAQWAGTIHTSAYFPEELKVWFALGGDQEPVTFDFADWLAGNDFTASEITGELETNIQFANTLQTWR is encoded by the coding sequence ATGCAACGTGTAGCCAATGAGATCACACAATTCCGCGGCAGTCATTATGAGTTCGGTCGCGAACAAGGGCGTTACGTCAAACGAAACCAGTTGCTCCATAACCGGGAGGACAACTGGAAGATCCGTGTTCCGCGCTTTCAAGTCGATCCGGTCGAGACGAAGGAGATGTTCCTCCGCTACGCCCCGCATATTTGGGACGAGCTACTCGGACTCCAAGACGAACTTGAACTGTCACTGCCGGATACGTTACTGCATTTCGGGCATTACCGGGTCGAAGGACCGAAAAGCGGTTGTTCGATCATGACAGGTGATAATTTCCTCGTCCGCAACTATGATTACCATCCGATGACATACGATGGTCGATTTTCCGTCTTTCAACCGAACGATGGCGGATCCGCGATCATCGGTCCCGCTTCACGGGTGACAGGACGGATGGACGGGATGAATGAACATGGGCTTGCGATGGGCTATAACTTCATCAACCGTCGGCGTCCGGGCGACGGGTTCGTCAGCTTCATGATCGGGCGGATCATCCTCGAGATGTGTACGTCGGTCGACGACGCGATCTCACTCGTCAAGGAGATTCCGCATCGCGGATCGTTCACGTATGTCGTCCACGATAAATCGGCGCGTTCGTTCGTCATCGAGGCGACGGCACGCGACGTCCAAGTGCGGGAATCGAACATGTGCACCAATCACTTCGATTTGCTGCAACACGAAAACCGCTATCATCTGGATGACTCGAAACGTCGGATGATGGAGTTGAAGACCCATCAACACATGATTCAAGATGCGGAGTCCGCTTTCCGACTACTCAACGATACCGATAAAGGCGTCTTCGCTGATTTATATGCCCAGTGGGCGGGAACGATTCATACGTCTGCCTACTTCCCGGAAGAGTTGAAGGTCTGGTTCGCGCTTGGTGGTGATCAGGAACCGGTCACATTCGACTTTGCCGACTGGCTCGCTGGCAATGACTTCACAGCAAGCGAGATTACGGGAGAACTGGAGACGAACATCCAGTTCGCGAATACCTTACAGACGTGGCGTTAA